A region from the Methanothrix sp. genome encodes:
- a CDS encoding S8 family serine peptidase, translating into MVPATLEMSPSPRPGGVMRRVPLVLVLAAALLLSMQFAHTESSKIDPAVERMMSSDDPVPVIVIFRDGCSPDLGGIDVRYRYHLINGISAVCEGDEIRRLAEDDGVEGIYLDGDVSVTAPVSSQGGDSVCPSEMVDAERVWAEGIDGSGVIVAIIDSGIDKNHPDLAGKVIGERNFVEGEDTTEDLVGHGTLCAGIIAGSGKASGGRYKGIAPGARLLNVRVIGSDGNGKVSDIIAGIEWSLDNGARVLSLSLAGLNLGETNPPVTMAADKAMDAGAVVCVAAGNNG; encoded by the coding sequence ATGGTTCCAGCCACTCTGGAGATGTCTCCGTCCCCGCGCCCTGGAGGAGTTATGAGACGTGTGCCTCTTGTGTTGGTTCTCGCTGCGGCCCTTCTGCTCTCCATGCAGTTTGCGCATACTGAGAGCTCGAAGATCGATCCCGCGGTTGAGAGGATGATGAGCAGCGACGATCCGGTACCGGTGATAGTGATCTTCAGAGATGGATGCTCCCCAGATCTTGGTGGTATAGATGTTCGGTACAGATACCATCTCATAAACGGGATCTCTGCGGTCTGCGAGGGGGATGAGATAAGGAGGCTCGCTGAGGATGATGGTGTGGAGGGAATATACCTGGACGGAGATGTGAGCGTCACCGCCCCTGTCTCCTCACAGGGTGGAGATTCCGTCTGTCCATCGGAGATGGTGGATGCTGAGAGGGTGTGGGCAGAGGGCATAGACGGCTCAGGGGTGATCGTGGCCATCATAGACTCAGGGATCGATAAGAACCATCCAGATCTTGCGGGAAAGGTCATCGGCGAGAGGAACTTCGTGGAGGGTGAGGACACGACAGAGGATCTTGTCGGGCACGGAACGCTCTGCGCTGGCATAATCGCCGGCTCCGGAAAGGCATCCGGCGGGAGGTATAAGGGAATAGCGCCCGGAGCGCGGCTTCTGAACGTCAGGGTCATAGGAAGCGATGGAAACGGAAAGGTCTCAGATATAATCGCGGGGATCGAGTGGTCTCTTGACAACGGAGCAAGGGTCCTGAGCCTGAGCCTGGCGGGTCTTAACCTGGGCGAGACGAATCCTCCGGTCACGATGGCAGCGGACAAAGCGATGGATGCCGGAGCAGTGGTCTGTGTTGCAGCCGGAAACAACGGTTAA
- the artA gene encoding archaeosortase A, with the protein MTGGILWLSLILLLISSITRRPMISGSGWLLLGAYWLMEAWHYTSIKDYFNVMVVVGAAAISFSFCWRILSGGMSDTAEWISMAAAICGLLYFPFAEVQSLSEILIRCTTLLTFWLLAGLNVPVSMESWNLLALNGRSVEIVLACTAIESIALFAGVILSVRAPRARRLGAVILSTATIYTLNIGRNAFVLLAYGEEWFGQDSFYLAHNVIAKVGSTLALLLIAYIVFAILPELLVLIDDLFAELRASRRPEV; encoded by the coding sequence ATGACAGGCGGCATTCTCTGGCTCAGCTTGATACTGCTTCTCATCTCCTCAATCACAAGACGCCCCATGATCTCAGGCTCTGGCTGGCTGCTTCTAGGAGCCTACTGGCTCATGGAGGCCTGGCACTACACGTCGATAAAGGATTACTTCAACGTGATGGTGGTCGTCGGAGCTGCTGCAATCTCCTTCTCCTTTTGCTGGAGGATTCTCTCGGGAGGAATGTCTGACACAGCCGAATGGATCAGCATGGCAGCCGCCATCTGCGGTCTCCTCTACTTTCCATTTGCAGAGGTCCAGAGCTTATCAGAGATCCTGATAAGATGCACAACGCTTCTGACATTCTGGCTGCTTGCCGGACTGAACGTTCCCGTCTCGATGGAGAGCTGGAATCTTCTGGCGCTCAACGGCCGATCGGTGGAGATCGTGCTCGCGTGCACCGCCATAGAGAGCATCGCGCTCTTCGCAGGTGTGATCCTCTCGGTCAGAGCCCCGAGGGCGAGAAGGCTTGGAGCCGTCATACTATCCACGGCGACGATATACACTCTCAACATTGGCAGGAACGCCTTCGTGCTCCTCGCCTACGGAGAGGAGTGGTTCGGGCAGGACAGCTTCTACCTGGCGCACAACGTTATCGCGAAGGTGGGCTCGACCCTGGCGCTGCTGCTCATAGCGTACATCGTCTTTGCGATTCTCCCAGAGCTGCTCGTGCTGATCGATGATCTCTTCGCCGAGCTAAGGGCATCGAGGAGGCCGGAGGTTTGA
- a CDS encoding phosphatidylserine decarboxylase — translation MSFRLAPGSMPWVAAPFAASLLVYSLSRALSLILLLVTAFMIHFHRDPERFPEGDGMVSPADGRVVDADEKHIYIFMGPMDVHVNRSPLDGVVRSVEFRSGEHSPAFRHPLRNAHSIIEIETETGRFTLKQISGMAARRVVCWVSPGDRLRRGQRIGMIRFGSGVVVTAPPGYRITVRKGEHVRAGQTVIAELRG, via the coding sequence TTGAGCTTCAGGCTCGCCCCTGGATCTATGCCATGGGTTGCGGCGCCATTTGCGGCTTCCCTTCTGGTTTATTCATTGAGCAGGGCACTTTCACTGATCCTGCTGCTCGTGACAGCCTTCATGATCCACTTCCACCGTGATCCTGAGAGGTTTCCTGAGGGCGATGGCATGGTATCGCCCGCTGATGGCAGAGTGGTGGATGCAGATGAAAAGCACATTTACATATTCATGGGGCCGATGGATGTTCATGTGAACAGATCCCCTTTAGATGGGGTCGTGAGAAGCGTGGAGTTCAGAAGCGGAGAGCACTCGCCTGCATTCCGTCATCCGCTCAGGAACGCGCACAGCATTATTGAAATTGAGACTGAGACGGGGCGCTTCACGCTGAAGCAGATCTCGGGGATGGCCGCCAGGAGGGTTGTCTGCTGGGTATCGCCCGGCGACAGGCTGAGGCGTGGCCAGCGGATAGGCATGATCAGATTTGGGTCTGGTGTAGTGGTCACAGCCCCGCCAGGATACAGGATCACCGTACGGAAGGGGGAGCATGTCCGCGCCGGCCAGACCGTGATAGCGGAGCTGAGGGGATGA
- the pssA gene encoding CDP-diacylglycerol--serine O-phosphatidyltransferase: protein MRLRAQDFLSLMNAISGFSATISAHLGLRDISVLMLIAAVLFDGADGIVARRSEQSELGPHLDSLADMVSFGVAPAAATFFIHREPYLLIICALYMLCGMLRLARYNISPAEWTHFEGLPITAAGLVLGVSLLLDSLPLTSFLMIILSALMVSTVPYPKLRDPRLFPVSLMVGAVALSALYTSGVKASAVVILIPMAFYLMMPVVRCCTLRER, encoded by the coding sequence ATGAGGCTCAGAGCGCAGGATTTCCTCTCACTTATGAACGCCATATCAGGTTTCAGCGCCACGATCTCAGCGCATCTCGGGCTCCGGGACATCTCTGTGCTCATGCTGATAGCAGCTGTGCTCTTTGATGGAGCTGATGGAATCGTTGCAAGGAGATCCGAGCAGAGCGAGCTTGGGCCACATCTGGATTCTCTCGCGGATATGGTATCCTTTGGGGTCGCCCCCGCTGCTGCAACGTTCTTCATCCACCGTGAGCCGTATCTTCTCATCATATGCGCCCTCTACATGCTCTGCGGGATGCTCAGGCTCGCGAGGTACAACATCTCTCCAGCGGAGTGGACGCACTTCGAGGGGCTCCCCATAACAGCTGCAGGACTGGTACTTGGTGTCAGCCTGCTTCTGGATTCACTCCCGCTCACGTCATTTCTGATGATCATCCTCTCGGCCCTCATGGTGAGCACTGTGCCGTATCCGAAGCTCAGAGATCCCAGGTTGTTTCCTGTATCTCTGATGGTTGGAGCGGTTGCGCTTTCAGCGCTTTACACCTCAGGCGTGAAGGCCTCAGCGGTCGTCATCCTGATCCCAATGGCATTTTATCTGATGATGCCGGTGGTGAGATGTTGTACACTTCGAGAGAGATAG
- a CDS encoding dihydroneopterin aldolase family protein, with translation MYTSREIAAFEAGIKLGALYHQFVGTPVSEETADSLERAIERSISLQPYVESVSVRIDRSMLRGNMFGYSELSGKMIRAEIEIVYEGARVGAVLEYDPEKDYPMMRLK, from the coding sequence TTGTACACTTCGAGAGAGATAGCAGCATTCGAGGCAGGGATAAAGCTGGGCGCTCTGTACCACCAGTTCGTCGGAACGCCCGTGAGCGAGGAGACCGCGGACTCGCTGGAGCGGGCGATCGAGCGATCGATATCCCTGCAGCCGTATGTGGAATCTGTGAGCGTGCGCATAGACAGAAGCATGCTCAGGGGGAATATGTTCGGCTACTCAGAGCTCTCCGGGAAGATGATCAGGGCTGAGATCGAGATCGTTTATGAGGGGGCACGCGTGGGGGCGGTTCTTGAGTACGATCCTGAAAAAGATTATCCGATGATGCGTCTGAAGTGA
- the fbp gene encoding fructose-1,6-bisphosphate aldolase/phosphatase, whose protein sequence is MSKVTVSLIKADVGGWPGHASVHPALIDKAEEVLSEAKSAGTLIDFKVMACGDDLELLMTHRLGTDEAEIHAIAWETFEKATAEAKSLKLYGAGQDLLCDAFSGNIRGMGPGVAEMQFTERGAEPLVAFMMDKTEPGAFNLPIFRMFADPFNTAGLVIDPSLHHGFVFEIWDIIDHKKVFMSSPEEMYDILALIGAKSRYVIKRVYPKPGGKLPSEEPVAVVSTEKLYQTAGTYVGKDDPVALVRAQSGLPALGEVLEPFALGHLVSGWMRGSHNGPLMPCAFEDAHPTRFDGPPRVIAAGFQLCNGLLIGPVDLFADVAFDLTRMRVLEITDYMRAHGPFEPHRLPLEEMEYTTLPHVMKRLAERFEPAE, encoded by the coding sequence ATGAGCAAGGTAACTGTGAGCCTTATCAAGGCTGATGTGGGCGGCTGGCCCGGGCACGCCTCTGTGCATCCGGCGCTGATCGACAAGGCTGAGGAGGTTCTATCTGAGGCGAAATCCGCGGGCACACTCATAGACTTCAAGGTCATGGCATGCGGCGACGATCTTGAGTTGCTGATGACACACAGGCTCGGAACAGATGAGGCGGAGATCCATGCGATCGCCTGGGAGACGTTTGAGAAGGCGACCGCAGAGGCGAAGAGCCTGAAGCTCTACGGCGCGGGGCAGGACCTGCTCTGCGATGCGTTCTCCGGCAACATACGCGGTATGGGGCCTGGCGTCGCTGAGATGCAGTTCACCGAGCGCGGCGCAGAGCCGCTGGTCGCGTTCATGATGGACAAGACCGAGCCTGGGGCGTTCAACCTTCCCATCTTCAGGATGTTTGCGGACCCCTTCAACACAGCGGGTCTTGTTATAGATCCATCGCTCCACCACGGCTTCGTCTTCGAGATATGGGATATCATAGATCACAAGAAGGTCTTCATGTCCAGCCCCGAGGAGATGTACGACATCCTGGCGCTCATCGGGGCCAAGAGCCGGTACGTCATAAAGAGGGTGTACCCAAAGCCAGGGGGCAAGCTACCATCCGAGGAGCCGGTGGCGGTCGTGAGCACCGAGAAGCTTTACCAGACCGCGGGGACATACGTCGGAAAGGACGACCCGGTTGCGCTTGTCAGGGCCCAGTCCGGGCTTCCTGCACTCGGAGAGGTTCTGGAGCCGTTCGCCCTGGGCCATCTCGTCTCAGGATGGATGCGGGGCTCGCACAACGGCCCGCTGATGCCATGCGCCTTCGAGGACGCGCACCCCACAAGATTCGACGGCCCGCCGAGGGTGATCGCGGCTGGATTCCAGCTATGCAATGGTCTCCTCATCGGTCCTGTGGATCTCTTCGCGGATGTCGCCTTCGATCTCACCCGTATGAGGGTGCTGGAGATCACTGACTACATGAGGGCGCATGGGCCGTTCGAGCCGCACAGGCTGCCGCTTGAGGAGATGGAGTACACAACTCTCCCCCATGTGATGAAGAGGCTTGCTGAGAGATTTGAGCCTGCTGAATGA
- a CDS encoding SpoIIE family protein phosphatase has product MIVLMVTAAVVPAALMGLLFHTEVSRISGSIQAQPGDINSTVINYSSGATDQELLVSSKAMQYEEFFRRIAESNQLVADYVASGFYDIDRVADPNSSLSQTLRRAMKRNSAIEHIYLATADGRIASWPEMEGTRNTARNASEINSLRWYAAAQAAGGTVWIPGDEMNLICAAPAYRNITLYCVAASEVSLSDIYSDLSGLRGSGYPFIVNRTGDLVMMPKVRRGDAPWDSLLISGNLYRSNISAFAELGDLISKGKSGSDFLAIDGQRWYVVYSPVKSVGWTVVVVYPSEQMMVPLSLMESSLNSLSQRSAELMRSISSAIFSKGLLLIIISGVVFGLAGMTVRRRFRKHAECISETLRRIGEGDLDKRLPPDCDLEEIAESVESMRRSLRTLIDGARAEGYERGTQDRESSLLEKFDRFLFTDSLPPVEGYDLCVRQISRGGTFYDIQEIQPGRIALCMGRAGGDSLESAALAATARAVIRAHSSPQPHDVIKRANGILAKSSHFPISCFYAVLDHSSGEVIYSNAGHAPPFVVGQNGSVDTLCGDGIPMAIRDELDLGYEKRSISEGDVLVIYSESMIEVQGFDLEHLIGVVRGSRAKSASEIADDIENAVPKRDGLAVIVMKAV; this is encoded by the coding sequence ATGATCGTGCTAATGGTGACTGCAGCAGTGGTACCTGCAGCACTTATGGGACTGCTTTTCCATACGGAGGTCAGCAGGATATCGGGATCGATCCAGGCTCAGCCCGGCGACATAAACAGCACCGTGATCAATTACTCATCGGGCGCAACAGATCAGGAGCTTCTTGTATCCTCAAAGGCAATGCAGTACGAGGAGTTCTTCAGGAGGATCGCGGAGAGCAACCAGTTAGTGGCGGATTATGTTGCTTCCGGTTTCTATGATATCGATCGAGTGGCAGATCCGAACAGCTCCCTGTCTCAGACTCTGAGGAGAGCGATGAAGAGAAACAGCGCGATCGAGCACATCTACCTGGCGACCGCTGATGGAAGGATCGCCTCATGGCCGGAGATGGAAGGTACCAGGAACACTGCCAGGAATGCATCTGAGATCAATTCGCTGAGATGGTACGCAGCAGCACAGGCTGCCGGAGGAACAGTGTGGATTCCCGGAGATGAGATGAATCTGATATGCGCAGCACCAGCTTACCGCAACATAACTCTGTACTGTGTTGCAGCATCAGAGGTATCTCTGTCAGATATCTACTCGGATCTCTCAGGGCTCAGAGGCAGCGGCTATCCGTTCATAGTGAACAGGACCGGCGATCTTGTGATGATGCCCAAGGTCAGGAGAGGAGATGCCCCGTGGGACAGCCTTCTCATCTCCGGAAACCTCTACAGATCAAACATCTCTGCATTCGCGGAGCTCGGTGATCTTATATCAAAAGGGAAGAGCGGATCGGATTTTCTCGCTATAGACGGACAGAGATGGTACGTGGTTTATTCGCCCGTGAAGAGTGTCGGCTGGACTGTTGTTGTTGTATACCCCTCTGAGCAGATGATGGTGCCTCTGAGCCTGATGGAGAGCAGCTTGAACTCCCTCAGCCAGAGGTCAGCGGAACTGATGCGCAGCATCTCATCAGCAATCTTCTCTAAAGGTCTGCTCCTGATAATAATCTCCGGCGTGGTGTTCGGATTGGCAGGGATGACCGTCCGCAGGCGGTTCAGAAAACATGCAGAATGCATATCAGAGACGCTGAGGCGCATCGGTGAGGGCGACCTTGATAAACGTCTGCCTCCAGACTGTGACCTCGAGGAGATCGCGGAATCCGTGGAGTCCATGCGCAGGTCTCTAAGAACTCTCATCGACGGTGCCAGAGCTGAGGGATATGAAAGGGGGACTCAGGATCGGGAGAGTTCTTTATTAGAAAAGTTCGACCGTTTCCTTTTCACAGACTCCCTGCCCCCCGTCGAGGGATACGATCTCTGCGTCCGACAGATATCGAGAGGCGGCACTTTTTATGATATTCAGGAGATCCAGCCCGGAAGGATCGCTCTGTGCATGGGCAGGGCGGGTGGGGATTCACTGGAATCTGCTGCCCTCGCAGCCACCGCCAGGGCAGTTATAAGAGCGCACTCGTCCCCACAACCTCACGATGTGATAAAGCGTGCGAATGGCATACTGGCAAAGAGCTCACACTTTCCCATCTCCTGCTTCTACGCAGTTCTCGATCACAGCTCAGGAGAGGTGATCTACTCAAACGCAGGACATGCCCCGCCATTTGTGGTGGGCCAGAACGGATCTGTGGATACGCTCTGTGGCGATGGTATACCCATGGCGATCAGGGATGAGCTCGATCTTGGGTATGAGAAACGATCGATCTCAGAAGGGGATGTTCTCGTCATCTACTCTGAGAGCATGATAGAGGTGCAGGGCTTCGACCTGGAGCATCTCATAGGGGTTGTGCGCGGATCCAGAGCGAAGAGCGCCTCAGAGATAGCAGATGATATTGAAAATGCAGTCCCGAAGAGGGATGGTCTGGCGGTTATTGTGATGAAAGCAGTTTGA
- a CDS encoding ferredoxin: MKIDERRCIGCRACSAISSSISVSEDSDVRSITFHPHDESMTERLIEACPAGAISPGLKAESFTLTFRMRRCSTCGEPFATEREIEHVAAHISQMQGFQMSWLDLCPECRRDGQRRSHALPCIRTRGRR, translated from the coding sequence ATGAAGATAGATGAGAGGAGATGCATCGGCTGCCGGGCGTGCTCTGCGATATCGAGCAGCATATCTGTATCAGAGGACTCAGATGTGCGCAGCATAACGTTTCATCCGCATGATGAATCCATGACGGAGAGGCTCATCGAGGCATGCCCTGCAGGTGCGATATCACCGGGTCTAAAAGCAGAGAGCTTCACGCTCACATTCAGGATGAGGCGGTGCAGCACCTGCGGGGAGCCCTTCGCCACAGAGCGGGAGATCGAGCACGTGGCAGCTCACATCTCCCAGATGCAGGGGTTCCAGATGAGCTGGCTCGATCTGTGCCCGGAATGCCGCAGAGACGGGCAGCGGAGGTCGCATGCTTTGCCCTGCATCCGGACCAGGGGAAGAAGGTGA
- a CDS encoding 4Fe-4S binding protein — protein sequence MAKIYLNPERCIGCRSCEVACEREHGHPRISVGTVSDLAAVPLYCHQCDAAPCAAVCCTGSLRQDGDMVKFNPDLCTLCGLCLVACPFGAIELDSMVQRCDMCGNGTPVCVTTCPAEALVLGDVDVVTRSTRARAAAVLAARLR from the coding sequence ATGGCGAAGATATACCTCAACCCGGAGAGATGCATCGGCTGCCGCTCATGCGAGGTCGCGTGCGAGAGGGAGCACGGGCATCCACGCATATCCGTGGGCACTGTGAGTGATCTGGCAGCTGTGCCCCTCTACTGCCACCAGTGCGACGCAGCGCCATGCGCCGCCGTCTGCTGCACCGGCTCGCTGAGGCAGGATGGAGATATGGTCAAATTCAATCCAGATCTCTGCACCCTCTGTGGTCTGTGTCTCGTTGCGTGCCCCTTTGGAGCGATAGAGCTAGACTCAATGGTACAGAGATGCGATATGTGTGGAAATGGTACGCCGGTCTGCGTCACGACCTGTCCGGCAGAGGCTCTTGTGCTTGGAGATGTCGATGTGGTCACAAGATCCACCAGAGCGAGGGCTGCAGCCGTCCTTGCAGCCAGGCTGAGGTGA
- the fdhF gene encoding formate dehydrogenase subunit alpha, with product MSARTPTVCPYCAVGCGFYITRSGIEYMQDHPVNEGSLCPKGNAALDVLNHVDRLRYPMMRIGDGWIRVSWEEALDRLAEEMKRALREMGPKSIAFLGSAKCTNEENYLFQKIARLVGTNSIDNSARRCHSPTIVALRRMLGTPAMTNPITDLALSDCILLIGSNLAENHPVVARWILRARDRGAAVIVADPRVTPTAWLADLHLQLNPGTDIALINGMINVILREGLENRSFIKERTGGFEELDVSDYTPDRVSSITGLSAGDIVRAARLYAKSSASTIVYCMGITQHTCGTDNVTACANLALICGQIGRPGAGILPLRGQNNVQGACDMGALADFYPGWRSVDDSREIDELRRLWNAGALPVGRGLTADMMPDADLRFLYVMGEDIVNSDPTVSRRRGKLKRCFMVVQEIFMTDTAKLADLVLPAAAWAEKEGTFTSTERRVQWVSRAGEPPGEARPDIWILAEVAARLGFDFPSEPEEVLAEINQAVPAYRGISRRNAGARGGIIWPCPHPDHPGTPVLHAERFSTPDGRARISPVHHTPLERTSPEHPLILLTGRVVLHYNSGSMTMRSEGLVKREPEMHVDVNPDDAARFGVADGDTVVVETGWGRARARARVTPRQKRGTLFMPFHFPETNLIASELLDRNAMMPELKIAACRIGRAD from the coding sequence ATGAGCGCGAGGACCCCCACAGTCTGCCCCTACTGCGCTGTGGGCTGCGGGTTTTACATCACCCGGAGCGGCATTGAGTACATGCAGGACCACCCTGTCAATGAGGGCTCTTTATGTCCAAAGGGAAACGCAGCCCTTGATGTTCTGAATCACGTGGATAGGCTGCGGTATCCCATGATGAGGATTGGAGATGGCTGGATAAGGGTGTCGTGGGAGGAGGCGCTCGACAGGCTCGCAGAGGAGATGAAGAGAGCTCTGCGGGAGATGGGGCCAAAATCCATCGCATTCCTTGGCTCTGCGAAGTGCACCAACGAGGAGAACTATCTTTTCCAGAAGATCGCGCGCCTGGTGGGGACGAACAGCATCGATAACAGCGCGAGACGCTGCCACTCGCCGACGATCGTCGCGCTGCGCCGGATGCTCGGAACCCCTGCGATGACCAATCCGATAACAGATCTCGCTCTCTCAGATTGCATTCTTTTGATAGGATCAAACCTCGCAGAGAACCATCCTGTGGTCGCCAGGTGGATCCTGAGAGCGAGGGATCGGGGCGCAGCTGTGATCGTCGCAGATCCGAGGGTGACGCCAACAGCGTGGCTCGCAGATCTCCACCTGCAGCTCAATCCGGGCACAGATATCGCTCTCATCAACGGCATGATCAACGTCATACTGAGAGAGGGGCTGGAGAACAGGTCGTTCATAAAGGAGAGGACAGGAGGATTTGAGGAGCTCGATGTCAGCGATTACACACCTGACAGGGTATCATCCATAACAGGCCTGAGTGCCGGAGATATAGTCAGAGCCGCGAGGCTCTACGCGAAATCCAGCGCATCCACAATAGTCTACTGCATGGGCATAACCCAGCACACATGCGGGACAGATAACGTGACAGCATGCGCGAACCTCGCACTCATCTGTGGGCAGATCGGAAGACCCGGCGCAGGTATACTTCCACTTCGCGGGCAGAACAACGTTCAAGGGGCATGTGACATGGGAGCTCTGGCTGATTTCTATCCTGGATGGAGATCTGTGGATGACTCCAGGGAGATCGACGAGCTCAGACGTCTGTGGAATGCGGGTGCCCTTCCGGTGGGGCGCGGCCTGACCGCTGATATGATGCCAGACGCAGATCTGAGGTTCCTCTACGTGATGGGCGAGGATATCGTGAACTCGGATCCCACCGTATCCCGGAGGAGGGGGAAGCTCAAGAGGTGTTTCATGGTCGTGCAGGAGATCTTCATGACAGATACCGCAAAGCTTGCGGATCTCGTGCTGCCGGCTGCGGCATGGGCCGAGAAGGAGGGCACATTCACATCCACAGAGCGGAGGGTCCAGTGGGTATCCCGGGCAGGAGAGCCTCCTGGAGAGGCGAGGCCTGATATCTGGATCTTGGCAGAGGTGGCAGCGCGCCTCGGATTTGATTTTCCCTCTGAGCCGGAGGAGGTTCTGGCGGAGATAAACCAGGCGGTCCCTGCATACCGCGGCATCAGCAGGCGCAACGCCGGAGCGCGCGGCGGGATAATCTGGCCGTGCCCGCATCCAGACCATCCAGGAACTCCTGTTCTCCATGCAGAGAGATTCTCCACTCCGGATGGAAGGGCGAGGATCTCCCCAGTCCATCACACTCCGCTGGAGCGGACATCTCCGGAGCACCCTCTGATCCTCCTCACGGGGCGTGTGGTCCTCCACTACAACTCGGGATCTATGACCATGAGGAGTGAAGGGCTTGTGAAACGGGAGCCGGAGATGCATGTAGATGTGAATCCTGATGATGCCGCGCGGTTCGGCGTGGCTGATGGTGACACAGTCGTGGTCGAAACAGGATGGGGCAGAGCGAGGGCGCGGGCAAGGGTCACGCCGAGACAGAAGCGCGGGACTCTTTTCATGCCGTTCCACTTCCCAGAGACGAACCTGATAGCATCAGAGCTTCTCGACAGGAATGCCATGATGCCCGAGCTCAAGATCGCTGCGTGCAGGATCGGGAGGGCTGATTGA
- a CDS encoding 4Fe-4S dicluster domain-containing protein — MKEILVRPERCMGCRSCEIACAVEHSVSRDLFRALSEMPQKRLYVEHVPEYSLAVPILCRHCEDAPCVAVCPTGALTQDALTGVVRHNRDVCIGCWTCASVCTYGVIGRDRRARVAIKCDRCPELDVPACVSACPTRALIYGVVEDLSEARRAASALKLARGVAASR; from the coding sequence ATGAAGGAGATACTGGTGCGGCCGGAGAGATGCATGGGCTGCAGGTCATGCGAGATCGCCTGCGCTGTCGAGCACTCCGTGAGCAGGGATCTCTTTAGGGCGCTATCAGAGATGCCGCAGAAGCGGCTGTACGTGGAGCATGTTCCGGAGTACTCGCTTGCTGTGCCTATACTATGCAGGCACTGTGAGGATGCGCCGTGTGTTGCAGTCTGCCCGACAGGAGCGCTGACGCAGGACGCTCTCACAGGAGTGGTGCGTCACAACAGGGATGTCTGCATCGGATGCTGGACGTGCGCCTCTGTCTGCACGTACGGGGTGATCGGGAGGGACAGAAGGGCGCGTGTTGCGATAAAGTGCGACAGGTGCCCGGAGCTGGATGTCCCTGCATGCGTCAGTGCGTGCCCCACCCGCGCCCTGATCTACGGGGTGGTTGAGGATCTCTCGGAAGCGAGGAGGGCCGCGTCCGCTCTAAAGCTCGCGCGGGGTGTGGCTGCCAGCCGGTGA